A part of Paraburkholderia azotifigens genomic DNA contains:
- the garL gene encoding 2-dehydro-3-deoxyglucarate aldolase produces the protein MALSSPYQPLPNGFRAAVKSRERLIGCWSSLASPIATELFGGVGFDWILLDAEHAPNDELTLIPQLMALKDSRSAPIVRPPANDSVIIKRMLDAGFFNLLIPFVDSADDARRAVAATRYPPQGIRGVSVGHRGNRFGAVSDYLQVVNDNICVVVQIESRAGVSAIDEILAVEGVDGVFIGPSDLAAAYGHLGNAGHADVQAVIAHVFERAQAAGKPCGILAHVQQDADRYLSMGATMVSVCADMGLLRSAALAVRQHFMPA, from the coding sequence ATGGCTTTGTCGTCACCGTATCAACCGTTGCCCAATGGCTTTCGCGCCGCCGTAAAAAGCCGTGAACGGCTGATCGGCTGCTGGTCGTCGCTTGCCAGCCCGATCGCGACCGAACTGTTCGGCGGCGTCGGGTTCGACTGGATTTTGCTCGACGCCGAGCACGCGCCCAATGACGAACTGACGCTGATTCCGCAGCTGATGGCGCTGAAAGACAGCCGCTCGGCGCCCATCGTGCGGCCGCCGGCCAACGACAGCGTGATCATCAAGCGCATGCTCGACGCAGGGTTCTTCAACCTGCTGATCCCGTTCGTCGATAGCGCCGACGATGCGCGCCGCGCGGTAGCCGCCACCCGCTATCCGCCGCAGGGCATCCGCGGCGTGTCGGTGGGACATCGGGGCAATCGTTTCGGAGCGGTGTCCGACTACCTGCAGGTCGTCAACGACAACATCTGTGTCGTCGTGCAGATCGAAAGCCGCGCGGGCGTGAGTGCGATCGACGAGATTCTCGCCGTCGAAGGCGTCGACGGCGTGTTCATCGGCCCTTCGGATCTCGCGGCCGCATATGGACATCTGGGCAACGCCGGTCATGCGGACGTGCAGGCGGTCATCGCGCATGTCTTCGAGCGGGCACAGGCGGCGGGCAAGCCGTGCGGCATCCTTGCGCATGTGCAGCAGGACGCCGACCGTTACCTCAGCATGGGCGCGACGATGGTTTCCGTGTGCGCCGACATGGGACTGCTGCGCAGCGCAGCGCTCGCCGTGCGCCAGCACTTCATGCCAGCCTGA
- a CDS encoding 2-hydroxy-3-oxopropionate reductase: MKAGFIGLGIMGKPMAANLRKNGIELAAFTRSGVPDDLTQAGVTAATSPADVAAKADVIFIMVPDTPDVERVLFGEDGVASKLRQGQIVVDMSSISPIATRDFAARVREKGADYLDAPVSGGEVGAKAASLTIMVGGAQATFDTVKPLFDMMGKNVSLIGEVGAGQICKVANQVIVAATIEAVGEALLLASKAGVDAEKVRKALMGGFASSRILEVHGERMTKRTFDPGFRIELHQKDLNLALATAQSLGVSLPNTATCQALFNACAAHGGKAWDHSGMVRALEYLADHEIGQQQK, encoded by the coding sequence ATGAAAGCAGGCTTCATTGGACTCGGCATCATGGGCAAGCCCATGGCCGCCAATCTTCGCAAGAACGGCATCGAACTCGCGGCCTTCACGCGCAGCGGCGTGCCGGACGATCTGACGCAGGCGGGCGTGACGGCTGCCACGAGCCCTGCCGATGTCGCGGCGAAAGCGGATGTGATTTTTATCATGGTGCCGGACACGCCCGACGTCGAACGCGTGCTGTTCGGCGAAGACGGCGTCGCGAGCAAGCTGCGCCAGGGGCAGATCGTCGTCGACATGAGCTCGATCTCGCCGATCGCCACGCGTGACTTCGCGGCCCGCGTGCGCGAGAAAGGCGCCGACTACCTCGACGCGCCCGTCTCGGGCGGCGAGGTCGGCGCGAAAGCCGCTTCGCTGACGATCATGGTGGGCGGCGCGCAAGCCACGTTCGACACGGTCAAGCCGCTGTTCGACATGATGGGCAAGAACGTCTCGCTGATCGGCGAAGTCGGCGCGGGCCAGATCTGCAAGGTCGCGAATCAGGTGATCGTCGCGGCAACGATTGAAGCGGTCGGCGAAGCGCTGCTGCTCGCATCGAAAGCGGGCGTCGACGCAGAGAAGGTGCGCAAGGCGCTGATGGGCGGCTTCGCTTCGTCGCGCATTCTCGAAGTGCATGGCGAGCGCATGACGAAGCGCACGTTCGATCCCGGCTTCCGCATCGAACTGCATCAGAAGGACTTGAATCTCGCGCTCGCGACGGCGCAATCGCTCGGTGTTTCGCTGCCGAACACGGCCACGTGCCAGGCGCTCTTCAACGCGTGCGCCGCACATGGCGGCAAGGCGTGGGATCACTCGGGCATGGTTCGCGCGCTCGAATATCTCGCCGATCACGAAATCGGACAGCAACAGAAATGA
- a CDS encoding lactonase family protein produces MSKPGTASFFAIVSNAVDGDVAVFRIDGATGGIERLARYPAGDTVMPMALSPDGGMLHAATRGTPRSIVTYAVDSHTGGLTHAHTATIESSLAYVSLTPSDDWLLGASYGESTVSLFRASSLVSGPVAPRQVIDGFVHAHAVIASSDGRFAYATSLGSDTVFCFAIVREANDARLELVQKLPVEPGFGPRHLRLSPDEKTLYVSSEFRATVAVFSRDGETGTLSARSVSPRAPALAHLNDGCLRTPHLDPVTAASLVWGADLQVTPDGRFVYVAERTSSRLIAYRVSAEGSLGYAGYTDTEAQPRGFSIDPSGRFLVACGEKSAHVAVYAIDAASGELSAVSRCAGGLGANWVEIVVQT; encoded by the coding sequence ATGAGCAAGCCGGGCACTGCATCGTTCTTCGCGATTGTTTCGAACGCGGTGGATGGCGACGTCGCCGTGTTCCGCATCGACGGCGCGACGGGCGGCATCGAACGTCTTGCGCGCTACCCGGCGGGCGACACCGTGATGCCGATGGCGCTTTCGCCGGATGGCGGCATGCTGCATGCCGCCACGCGCGGCACGCCGCGCAGCATCGTCACGTATGCGGTCGATTCGCACACGGGCGGCCTCACGCATGCACATACCGCGACGATCGAATCGAGTCTCGCCTATGTGTCGTTGACGCCTTCCGATGACTGGCTGCTCGGCGCATCGTACGGCGAGTCTACCGTGAGCCTCTTTCGCGCCAGCTCGCTGGTGAGCGGGCCAGTCGCGCCGCGCCAGGTGATCGACGGCTTCGTGCATGCGCATGCCGTCATTGCGTCGTCGGATGGACGCTTCGCGTATGCGACGTCGCTCGGTTCGGATACGGTGTTCTGCTTCGCCATCGTTCGCGAAGCAAACGATGCACGACTCGAACTCGTGCAGAAGCTGCCGGTGGAACCCGGCTTCGGTCCGCGTCACCTGCGCTTGTCGCCCGACGAAAAAACGCTATACGTATCGAGCGAATTTCGCGCGACGGTCGCCGTGTTTTCGCGCGACGGCGAAACAGGCACGCTGTCGGCGCGCAGCGTCTCGCCGCGTGCTCCGGCGCTCGCGCATCTCAACGACGGCTGCCTGCGCACGCCACACCTCGATCCTGTAACAGCCGCGTCGCTGGTGTGGGGCGCCGATCTTCAGGTGACACCCGACGGCCGCTTCGTCTACGTCGCGGAGCGCACGTCGAGCCGGCTGATCGCCTACCGCGTGAGCGCCGAAGGCTCACTCGGCTACGCAGGCTACACCGACACCGAGGCGCAACCGCGCGGCTTCAGCATCGATCCGTCGGGCCGCTTTCTCGTTGCGTGCGGCGAAAAGTCCGCGCATGTCGCCGTGTATGCGATCGACGCCGCGTCGGGCGAGTTGTCCGCCGTGTCGCGCTGCGCTGGCGGGCTCGGCGCGAACTGGGTCGAGATCGTCGTGCAGACCTGA
- a CDS encoding porin, producing MKRTAIAAVALVLGSMTVAAHAQNSVTLYGLIDSGIGYVHNADSNSNLTGMINGNLSGDRWGLKGSEDLGGGLKTIFALESGFDVGTGKMGQGTRLFGRQAYVGFQGDKWGTVTLGRQYDPITDTVQGITADNFFGSTFATPGDVDNNDNSARISNAVKYVSPTYAGFQFEGLYAFSGVAGQAGQGYTYSGAATYTAGALSLAAGYLRATNNSATGARSSWASSTTDSIFDSHINDGYVTAKSVSIAQIGGQYVLGSFTMGASYSNTQLKADASSTFSSTEKYNSGKAFVAYQATPALIAGVGYAYTAASGDTSAHYHQVSIGADYNLSKRTDFYAVAAYQHANGTQRLSDGTTQAAQASIGSYGYNGTSTQEIAIVGIRHKF from the coding sequence ATGAAAAGAACTGCAATTGCGGCTGTCGCACTGGTACTGGGCTCGATGACGGTTGCGGCCCACGCACAGAACAGCGTCACGCTCTACGGGCTCATCGACTCGGGCATCGGTTACGTGCACAACGCCGACTCGAACAGCAACCTGACGGGCATGATCAATGGCAATCTCAGCGGCGACCGCTGGGGCCTGAAAGGCAGCGAAGATCTCGGCGGCGGTCTGAAGACGATCTTCGCATTGGAAAGCGGCTTCGACGTCGGCACGGGCAAGATGGGCCAGGGCACGCGCCTGTTCGGACGTCAGGCGTATGTGGGCTTCCAGGGCGACAAGTGGGGCACCGTCACGCTGGGTCGTCAATACGATCCCATCACCGACACGGTTCAGGGCATCACAGCCGACAACTTCTTCGGTTCGACCTTCGCGACGCCGGGCGACGTCGACAACAACGACAACAGCGCGCGCATCTCGAACGCAGTCAAGTACGTGTCGCCGACCTACGCGGGCTTCCAGTTCGAAGGCCTGTACGCATTCAGCGGCGTAGCCGGTCAGGCGGGTCAGGGCTACACGTATAGCGGCGCGGCGACGTACACGGCAGGTGCGTTGTCGCTGGCGGCAGGCTACCTGCGCGCGACGAACAATTCCGCAACGGGCGCGCGTTCGAGCTGGGCAAGCAGCACGACGGATTCGATCTTCGACAGCCATATCAACGACGGCTATGTCACGGCGAAGTCGGTCAGCATTGCGCAGATCGGCGGACAGTACGTACTCGGCTCGTTCACGATGGGCGCGTCTTACAGCAATACGCAGCTGAAGGCGGATGCGAGCTCGACCTTCTCGTCGACGGAGAAGTACAACAGCGGCAAGGCATTCGTCGCGTACCAGGCAACGCCTGCGTTGATCGCAGGTGTGGGTTACGCCTATACGGCAGCGTCGGGCGACACGTCGGCGCATTACCATCAGGTCAGCATCGGCGCGGACTACAACCTGTCGAAGCGTACCGACTTCTACGCAGTCGCGGCGTATCAGCACGCGAACGGCACGCAGCGTCTCTCCGATGGCACGACGCAGGCTGCGCAGGCATCGATCGGCTCGTATGGCTATAACGGCACGAGCACGCAAGAGATCGCGATTGTCGGCATTCGCCACAAGTTCTGA
- the gudD gene encoding glucarate dehydratase, which yields MSTIASSTQGAPTVTELRVVPVAGRDSMLMNLSGAHGPFFTRNIVILRDSSGHTGVGEVPGGENIRKTIDDARPFVVGQSIGNLQAVLNQVRKQFADRDAGGRGLQTFDLRTTIHAVTALEAALLDLLGQHLGVPVAALLGEGQQRDEVDMLGYLFYIGDRKKTDLPYASGAEGRDDWERVRTEEAMTPEAVVRLAEAAQARYGFNDFKLKGGVLAGDAEIEAVTALAERFPEARVTLDPNGAWSLAEAIRLCRDQHDVLAYAEDPCGAENGYSGREVMAEFRRATGLPTATNMIATDWRQMGHAIQLQSVDIPLADPHFWTMQGSVRVAQMCNDWGLTWGSHSNNHFDVSLAMFTHVAAAAPGKITAIDTHWIWQDGQYLTRDPLQIVGGKVKVPAKPGLGVELDMDALEKAHALYQEHGLGARDDGVAMQYLIPNWKFDNKRPCLVR from the coding sequence ATGTCTACGATTGCATCTTCGACCCAAGGCGCACCGACCGTCACCGAATTGCGCGTCGTTCCCGTCGCCGGCCGCGACAGCATGCTGATGAACCTCAGCGGCGCGCATGGTCCGTTCTTCACGCGCAACATCGTGATTCTGCGTGACAGTTCCGGCCACACCGGCGTCGGCGAAGTGCCGGGCGGCGAAAACATCCGCAAGACCATCGACGATGCGCGTCCGTTTGTCGTCGGCCAGTCGATCGGCAATCTGCAGGCCGTGCTCAACCAGGTGCGCAAGCAGTTCGCCGACCGCGACGCGGGCGGCCGCGGCTTGCAGACCTTCGATCTGCGCACGACGATCCACGCTGTGACGGCGCTCGAAGCCGCGTTGCTCGACCTGCTCGGCCAGCATCTCGGCGTGCCCGTCGCGGCGTTGCTCGGCGAAGGCCAGCAACGCGACGAAGTCGACATGCTCGGCTATCTGTTCTACATCGGCGACCGCAAGAAGACCGACCTGCCGTACGCCAGCGGCGCTGAAGGACGCGACGACTGGGAGCGCGTGCGCACGGAAGAAGCGATGACGCCCGAAGCCGTCGTGCGACTCGCCGAAGCTGCGCAAGCGCGTTACGGCTTCAACGACTTCAAGCTGAAGGGCGGCGTGCTCGCGGGCGACGCCGAAATCGAAGCGGTGACGGCGCTCGCCGAACGCTTCCCCGAAGCGCGCGTGACGCTGGATCCGAACGGTGCGTGGTCGCTTGCCGAAGCGATCCGTCTGTGCCGCGACCAGCACGACGTGCTCGCGTACGCGGAAGATCCGTGCGGCGCGGAAAACGGCTACTCGGGCCGCGAAGTGATGGCTGAATTCCGCCGCGCGACGGGCCTGCCGACGGCCACCAACATGATCGCCACCGACTGGCGGCAAATGGGTCACGCGATCCAGTTGCAATCCGTCGACATTCCGCTCGCCGATCCGCACTTCTGGACGATGCAGGGCTCGGTGCGCGTCGCGCAGATGTGCAACGACTGGGGTCTCACGTGGGGCTCGCATTCGAACAACCACTTCGACGTGTCGCTCGCGATGTTCACGCACGTCGCGGCCGCCGCGCCCGGCAAGATCACCGCAATCGATACGCACTGGATCTGGCAGGACGGCCAGTATCTGACGCGCGATCCGCTGCAGATCGTCGGCGGCAAGGTGAAGGTGCCCGCGAAGCCCGGCCTCGGCGTCGAACTCGACATGGACGCGCTCGAGAAAGCACACGCGCTGTATCAGGAGCACGGCCTTGGCGCGCGTGACGACGGCGTCGCGATGCAGTATCTGATCCCGAACTGGAAGTTCGACAACAAGCGCCCTTGCCTCGTGCGCTAA
- a CDS encoding FadR/GntR family transcriptional regulator: MAASAAPGSTPRRARGSLADQVVAYVNEQVGSHALKPGDQLPTETTLMSLLGVSRTVVREAISRLQANGVIETRHGIGSFVLEPRREPLGLDMVPATTLTDVLSVMELRISLETECAGLAAQRASERDIEKIRVALDAVEATSRSGGDSTAADLRFHISIASATGNRYFVDILTQLGTALIPRHRVDSPGLAQSDLNAYMARVNLEHENILDAIARKDPDGARAAMRMHLSSSRERLRRASTQAEEAAAMRAL; this comes from the coding sequence ATGGCCGCGTCTGCAGCACCAGGTTCGACCCCAAGGCGGGCACGCGGGAGCCTTGCTGACCAGGTCGTCGCTTACGTCAACGAACAGGTCGGCTCTCACGCGCTGAAGCCAGGCGATCAGTTGCCGACCGAAACCACCTTGATGTCGCTGCTCGGCGTCAGCCGTACCGTTGTGCGCGAAGCGATTTCGCGGCTGCAGGCGAATGGCGTGATCGAGACGCGCCACGGCATCGGCAGTTTCGTTCTGGAACCGCGTCGCGAGCCGCTCGGTCTCGACATGGTTCCTGCCACCACGTTGACGGATGTGCTCTCCGTGATGGAATTGCGTATCAGCCTCGAGACGGAATGCGCGGGACTCGCGGCGCAGCGCGCAAGCGAACGCGACATCGAGAAGATTCGCGTGGCGCTCGACGCCGTCGAAGCCACGAGCCGCTCAGGCGGCGACAGCACGGCCGCCGACTTGCGGTTCCACATTTCGATTGCGAGCGCGACGGGCAACCGCTATTTCGTCGACATTCTCACGCAACTGGGCACGGCATTGATTCCGCGGCATCGCGTGGATTCGCCGGGACTCGCGCAAAGCGATCTCAACGCGTATATGGCGCGCGTGAATCTCGAGCACGAGAACATTCTCGACGCGATCGCGCGCAAAGATCCCGACGGCGCGCGCGCCGCGATGCGCATGCATCTGTCGAGCAGCCGCGAACGGCTGCGGCGCGCCAGCACACAGGCAGAAGAAGCCGCCGCGATGCGCGCGCTCTGA
- a CDS encoding aldehyde dehydrogenase (NADP(+)): protein MQLTGDMLIGRQAVRGTDRALRAFNPSTGKEIETPVFGSGTIDDVSRACELAAQAFDAYRHLPLAARAEFLDRIADGITALGDALIERAHDESGLPKARLEGERARTTGQLKLFANEVRAGQWLTATLDSPLPERKPLPRSDLRMQKIAVGPVAVFGASNFPLAFSVAGGDTAAAFAAGCPVVVKAHRAHLGTSEMVGRVIQRVAADMNLPEGVFSMIVGTGGTVGEALVAHPAIKAVGFTGSRAGGTSLMKVAANRPEPIPVYAEMSSINPVFVLPVALAARAETIARGFVDSLALGAGQFCTNPGLVIGIDGPELQAFTQAAAQALNQKPAQTMLTSGIHAAYREGEARLASLEGVEPVAHGLDATGPTQACAALFVTDAAVFLKKPELEDEVFGPASTIVRCKDEQELLTVAEHFAGQLTATIAMDRDDVQLAKELVPILERKAGRLLVNGFPTGVEVCHAMVHGGPFPATADSRVTSVGSTSIDRFLRPVCYQDFPAELLPDALADGNPLGLWRRRDGQIVNA from the coding sequence GTGCAATTGACGGGTGACATGCTGATCGGGCGGCAGGCGGTTCGCGGGACGGACAGGGCGCTGCGCGCATTCAATCCATCGACGGGCAAGGAGATCGAAACGCCCGTCTTCGGCAGCGGCACGATCGACGACGTGTCGCGCGCCTGCGAACTGGCGGCGCAGGCATTCGACGCTTATCGTCATCTTCCGCTCGCGGCGCGCGCCGAGTTTCTGGATAGGATCGCGGACGGCATCACGGCGCTCGGCGATGCGCTGATCGAACGCGCCCACGACGAATCCGGCTTGCCGAAAGCGCGGCTCGAAGGCGAGCGCGCGCGGACCACGGGCCAGTTGAAACTGTTCGCCAATGAAGTTCGCGCCGGCCAATGGCTGACGGCGACGCTCGATTCGCCTTTGCCGGAGCGCAAGCCGCTGCCACGCTCGGATCTGCGGATGCAGAAAATTGCGGTCGGTCCTGTCGCCGTGTTCGGCGCAAGCAACTTTCCGCTGGCGTTTTCGGTGGCGGGCGGCGATACGGCGGCTGCGTTCGCAGCAGGCTGTCCCGTCGTCGTCAAGGCGCATCGCGCGCACCTCGGCACGTCGGAAATGGTCGGGCGTGTGATTCAGCGCGTGGCCGCCGACATGAATCTGCCCGAAGGCGTGTTTTCGATGATCGTCGGCACGGGCGGCACGGTCGGCGAGGCGCTGGTCGCGCATCCCGCCATCAAGGCTGTCGGATTCACGGGCTCGCGTGCAGGCGGCACGTCGCTGATGAAAGTCGCGGCGAACCGTCCCGAACCGATTCCCGTCTACGCGGAAATGAGCAGCATCAATCCCGTATTCGTCCTGCCCGTGGCGCTCGCCGCGCGTGCTGAAACCATCGCACGTGGTTTCGTCGATTCGCTCGCGCTCGGCGCGGGTCAGTTCTGCACGAACCCGGGTCTGGTGATCGGCATCGACGGTCCGGAACTGCAGGCCTTCACACAAGCCGCCGCGCAGGCGCTCAACCAGAAGCCCGCGCAGACGATGCTAACGTCGGGCATTCACGCAGCGTATCGGGAAGGCGAGGCGCGTCTTGCTTCGCTCGAAGGCGTCGAGCCCGTCGCGCATGGTCTCGACGCGACGGGGCCGACGCAGGCTTGCGCGGCGCTGTTCGTCACGGATGCCGCCGTGTTCCTGAAGAAGCCTGAACTGGAAGACGAGGTGTTCGGTCCGGCATCGACCATCGTGCGATGCAAGGACGAGCAGGAACTGCTCACGGTTGCCGAACATTTCGCGGGTCAACTGACGGCCACCATCGCAATGGATCGCGACGACGTTCAGCTTGCGAAGGAGCTCGTGCCGATTCTGGAGCGCAAGGCGGGACGCCTGCTCGTCAACGGCTTCCCGACGGGCGTCGAAGTCTGTCACGCGATGGTGCATGGCGGCCCGTTCCCGGCAACGGCGGATAGCCGCGTCACGTCCGTCGGCTCAACTTCCATCGACCGTTTCCTGCGCCCTGTGTGCTACCAGGATTTCCCGGCCGAACTGCTGCCCGACGCGCTGGCGGACGGTAATCCGCTTGGTCTGTGGCGACGTCGCGATGGACAGATCGTCAACGCGTGA